GAGTTGCTGGTCGCGGAATGTATACTGCAGACGTTGTTGTACCAAGCGCAATACCGAATCATCCATGGGTCCTACCATTATTGCTACGATAAAGAAATCGTGCCGCCGACTGTGCGTTTGCCTCGTCGGCGGGATTGCCCTATACTTGCTGTGTTATTGCATGAGAGGAGCCGCGGCACAGTTGCCGCTGCACAGAGCACCACGGCCCGCTTTGCCGTCTTGAAATCAGTCGTGACCCGGCAAGCCGTCGCGCCATACTGGACAAAAACAGGAAAAACACGCCAATACGCGGCCGTGTTTCCATCACCAGCCGCGTGCATCCCCCAACACCCTCTCGATCTCCGGAGAATCGATTATGCCCAAACGGACATCCACCGACCACTTTATCCGCCGTGAGTTCTCTGTCACCGAGGCTGACGCGACCACAACCCACAGCCACCGTCGGCCGCGGACCCGTTTCGATTCCCAGAAGGAAAACATCTTTCTCGTCGGATTGCGCGGCAGCGGCAAATCCACTCTTGGTCAAGCCCTGGCCGAACGTCTCGGCTTGCAGCTGGTGGACACGGATGCAGAGGTTGTCGCCAGAAGTAACGCATCAATCAGTGATCTTGTGGCCGAGAAAGGATGGGAAGGCTTCAGGCGCATTGAGCATGAAGTCCTGGTCTCGGTTTGTCAACAGGCCGGGCAGGTTGTCGCCACCGGAGGCGGGATCGTCCTTTTGCCCCAAAACAGGGACCTGCTTGCTCAGCACGGCCAGGTCTTCTATCTCATGGCAGACCTGCCTTTGCTTGGAGACCGGCTCAGGCAGGACCCACAACAGACGAACCGGCCGGCTCTGGGTACCGCCCCGCCTGAAGAAGAATTGCGGGTCACGTTCCAGGAACGCGAACCCCTGTATTTCCAGGTCATGAACCATATCCTCCGGGCGGATAAACCTGTAGACGGGCTCGTCCAGGATGCCGTTATGGCTTTGGGGCTAAGCGCCTGGGAGGCCGAGGAGGAACACCTCAGCGACCCTGGGCAGGAAGGGTCACGTGATGACTGAGCCCCATTTCGCGCCTGTACCGCTTCAACTGCAGCGACTGCAGCAGTGGCTTGGCGATCTGGCTGGCGCACACCGCCAGCCCGCCCCTGAGGATCAGGAAAAGATCGACCTCAAATACGCCCACAGCCTGCGGGTTTTTCAGGAAGCCTCAGCCCTGTGCAAGGCGTTGGGGCTTCCTGAAAAACAGCGCCTGCCGGTCCGGGCCGCTGCCCTGGTGCACGACTGTGGCCGTTTTCCTCAATACAGCCGCTACAAGACCTTCCGCGATCCAGACTCCGTCAACCATGCCCGATTAGGCCTGCGGACACTGCGCGAAGAACAGCCCTTGGACACAGCGGAGTTTTCCCCTGCGGTCAGCAGGGATATCGAACTGGCCGTCTTGCTGCACAACCGCAAGCACCTCCCTGCCTGGTTGACTCCCTGGCACCACCGCCTGTGCGCCATCGTCCGCGATGCGGACAAGCTGGATATCTTCGCCGTTATCCTTGGCCATTTGGAACGCGACGTCTTAGAGCAGGATCCCGCCATCACCCTCGGCCTCAGACCCGATCCGACCCGCTATTCCTCTGAGTTGGTCGCCCAGGTCCAGGCAGGAGCGCAAGTCGACTACCGGCATTTGGTCTGGGTCAATGATTTCAAACTGCTCCTGGCCAGTTGGGTGCCTCATCTGGTCTTTGCCGCCAGCCGGCACCGGCTCCGCGAAAGCGGTCTTCTCGATCGACTTCTTGCCAGCCTTCCTGCGGATCCTGCCTGCAGATCATTGGCGGCAACCCTCCATGGATACAGCACTATCTGAGCCCGACGCTATGAGCCGAAACTGACGCCACCGGGCCAGATCGCACTCATGCCGAAAAATTTGCCGCCCCAGGCAGCCACAACAAAAAAAGGAGGGCCGCGCACGGTCCCTCCCTCCGTCTCGTCTTACCGACCGGTCCACGAACTGGTCGCGCCCTGCCTCGCTGCCAGTTGAAAAATGCCCTCTCCCGCAGGCCGTTCAAACATCCCGAGGCACAGTGACACAAAGTTCAAGGTCGCCGGGCATGTATTCGTATGGAAGAATCTGAACATATTGCCGTTTTGCTACTATTGAAAGATTTCAACGGCCTGCTAGACATTAAACAGGAAATGGACCACGTCACCGTCCCGGACAACGTACTCCTTGCCTTCCACACGCATTACTCCAGCTTCCTTGCATTTGGCCTCAGAGCCTTTCTCCAGATACGTTGCATAATCGACCACCTCGGCACGGATAAAACCGCGCTCAAAATCACTATGGATCACTCCCGCCGCCTGCGGTGCCGTCCAACCGTCGCAGATGGTCCAGGCCCGAACTTCTTTAGGACCGGCCGTAAAATAGCTGATGAGGCCCAACAGATTGTACCCGGTTTGAATGACCCTTTTGATGCCACTGTCTTCAACGCCATAGGACGCAAGAAATTCGGCCTGCTCCTCTTCGTCCAGGGCGGCGAGGTCTTCTTCCATTTTCGCGCAAATAGGAATCACCCGGGCCTGACGTGACTGGGCGTAAGCCTCCAGATCCTGAAAATGGGTCGCACTGCCGTCGAGTTCGTCTTCGCGAACATTGGCGCAATACAAGAGTGGCTTTGCAGTCAACAACCCCAATTCCTTAATCAATTGGCGGGCGGCCTCGTTATTTTTATCGGCGAAAGTGACCACCGGATGTCCGGCATTGAGGTGTTCCAACAGGGCGTCGCCCGTGGTCGTCAAGGCCCGGGCCTGCTTCTCACCGCTTTTGGCCTGCTTGCGGACCCGGTCGAGCTTGCGTTCCAGGCTCTGGACATCGGCGAGGATAAGTTCCGTTTCAATGACTTCGGCGTCGCGCACCGGATCCACACTCCCGTCAACATGGGCCACATCCTCATCATCAAAACAGCGCACGACGTGCATGATGGCGTCGGACTCACGGATATTGGCCAGAAACTGGTTGCCGAGCCCTTCGCCCTGGCTGGCGCCTTTGACCAGACCGGCGATATCGATAAACTCAACCGTGGCTTGGATAGTTTTCTGCGGTTTGACCAGTTCGGACAGCGCCGAGACCCGGGAATCCGGGACGGGAACGATCGCCTTGTTCGGCTCAATCGTGCAAAAGGGATAATTGGCCGACTGGGCGTTCTGGGCTTTGGTCAGGGCATTGAACAGCGTGGACTTGCCCACATTGGGCAGCCCGACTATTCCAATGGACAAGGACATGACGGTCTCCTTATTCGGTACACGGGCTCAGGAGCGGCCCGCGTTCGCGGTTGAACTGGTTACAAAGAGGACGCAGAACCTTTCCCCTAAATCCCTGGCCATTGTCGTGAAGACCTGTTCCGGGATCATCTCTATTCGTTTTCCAAGCGCTGGACACAAATATGGAACCGGTTACCGAAACCAGTCCCACCTTCTGCCGGCCTCTTGGGCAAGCCCCGAGTCGATTGGCCGAATTGGCAATCAATGGTGTGTTGTGCAGACACCACACCATTCGCCCCGGGGCCGGAAAAACGGTTCCCGGGCTATCCTGAAAATCTTTATCTGGGCGGCTGGGAAGGAGAAAGAAAGGCACTGCGGGGCGGGCTTGTACACCGCTGAGGCCCGGTTGTCCACACCGCGGTCAGCTAGACGCCTGA
The sequence above is drawn from the Desulfohalobium retbaense DSM 5692 genome and encodes:
- the aroL gene encoding shikimate kinase AroL, whose translation is MPKRTSTDHFIRREFSVTEADATTTHSHRRPRTRFDSQKENIFLVGLRGSGKSTLGQALAERLGLQLVDTDAEVVARSNASISDLVAEKGWEGFRRIEHEVLVSVCQQAGQVVATGGGIVLLPQNRDLLAQHGQVFYLMADLPLLGDRLRQDPQQTNRPALGTAPPEEELRVTFQEREPLYFQVMNHILRADKPVDGLVQDAVMALGLSAWEAEEEHLSDPGQEGSRDD
- a CDS encoding HD domain-containing protein, whose protein sequence is MTEPHFAPVPLQLQRLQQWLGDLAGAHRQPAPEDQEKIDLKYAHSLRVFQEASALCKALGLPEKQRLPVRAAALVHDCGRFPQYSRYKTFRDPDSVNHARLGLRTLREEQPLDTAEFSPAVSRDIELAVLLHNRKHLPAWLTPWHHRLCAIVRDADKLDIFAVILGHLERDVLEQDPAITLGLRPDPTRYSSELVAQVQAGAQVDYRHLVWVNDFKLLLASWVPHLVFAASRHRLRESGLLDRLLASLPADPACRSLAATLHGYSTI
- the ychF gene encoding redox-regulated ATPase YchF — protein: MSLSIGIVGLPNVGKSTLFNALTKAQNAQSANYPFCTIEPNKAIVPVPDSRVSALSELVKPQKTIQATVEFIDIAGLVKGASQGEGLGNQFLANIRESDAIMHVVRCFDDEDVAHVDGSVDPVRDAEVIETELILADVQSLERKLDRVRKQAKSGEKQARALTTTGDALLEHLNAGHPVVTFADKNNEAARQLIKELGLLTAKPLLYCANVREDELDGSATHFQDLEAYAQSRQARVIPICAKMEEDLAALDEEEQAEFLASYGVEDSGIKRVIQTGYNLLGLISYFTAGPKEVRAWTICDGWTAPQAAGVIHSDFERGFIRAEVVDYATYLEKGSEAKCKEAGVMRVEGKEYVVRDGDVVHFLFNV